One region of Calditrichota bacterium genomic DNA includes:
- a CDS encoding replication-associated recombination protein A: protein MDLFSKEAPAQKRADKFRPLPDRMRPQTLDEFVGQEHILGPGKLLREAIMRDDLMSMIFWGPPGVGKTTLARLIAHQTKSDFIALSAVTAGVADVRKAIERAKKNLRLNGRRTILFIDEIHRFNKAQQDALLHHVEDGTIYLIGATTENPSFEINSPLLSRCRVFKLEPLSPEDIETILDRAIQKDLILREVPIQFENNAKSSLIRLSSGDARIALSALEIAFKLAQKSSSEQTVIITNQHVEQAFQSRALFYDKKADYHYDVISAFIKSLRGSDPDAALYWMARMIDAGEDPKFIARRMVILASEDVGNADPQALVLATAGFQAITVIGMPEGRIILAQVATYLASAPKSNAAYLAIEKALQDIKQSPIEPVPLHLRNAPTALMKNLDYAKGYRYPHDFPEHFIEQTYLPDDKKDIIYYDPTTLGYEAKIRERLNRLWKKRAERKGKS from the coding sequence ATGGATCTTTTTTCAAAAGAAGCACCCGCTCAAAAGAGAGCGGATAAATTCCGCCCGCTACCCGACCGTATGCGCCCCCAAACCCTCGACGAGTTTGTGGGGCAGGAGCATATTCTCGGCCCCGGAAAACTCTTGCGCGAGGCCATTATGCGGGACGACCTGATGTCCATGATTTTCTGGGGGCCGCCCGGAGTCGGGAAAACCACGCTGGCGCGCCTGATTGCCCATCAGACAAAATCGGATTTTATTGCCCTCAGTGCCGTTACCGCGGGCGTGGCGGATGTGCGAAAAGCCATTGAACGCGCCAAAAAAAATCTCCGTCTCAACGGCCGGCGCACCATCCTGTTTATTGACGAAATTCACCGGTTTAACAAGGCTCAGCAGGACGCCCTCTTGCATCACGTGGAGGATGGTACGATCTACTTGATTGGCGCCACGACAGAAAACCCGTCGTTTGAAATCAATTCTCCGCTTCTCTCAAGATGCCGTGTGTTCAAACTGGAGCCCCTTTCCCCTGAGGATATTGAGACCATTCTTGACCGTGCGATCCAAAAGGATTTGATTCTGCGAGAGGTTCCCATTCAATTTGAAAACAACGCCAAGTCGAGCTTGATTCGGCTTTCGTCGGGGGATGCCCGCATTGCCTTGAGTGCTCTGGAGATTGCTTTTAAGCTGGCACAAAAATCCTCATCCGAACAAACGGTCATCATTACCAACCAGCACGTGGAACAGGCATTTCAGAGCCGGGCGCTTTTTTACGACAAGAAGGCCGATTACCATTACGACGTCATTTCTGCCTTCATCAAGAGCCTTCGCGGATCGGATCCGGATGCCGCTCTTTACTGGATGGCCCGCATGATTGATGCCGGGGAAGACCCCAAATTTATTGCCCGCAGAATGGTCATTTTGGCCTCCGAGGACGTGGGAAATGCCGACCCTCAGGCGCTTGTTCTTGCGACGGCCGGATTTCAGGCTATCACTGTTATTGGGATGCCGGAGGGACGCATCATTCTGGCTCAGGTGGCCACCTATCTGGCATCGGCGCCCAAAAGCAATGCCGCCTATCTGGCCATCGAAAAGGCCCTTCAGGACATCAAACAGTCACCCATTGAGCCCGTGCCGCTGCACCTCCGGAATGCGCCAACGGCTCTGATGAAAAATTTGGATTACGCAAAGGGGTACCGGTACCCGCACGATTTTCCGGAACATTTTATTGAGCAAACCTATTTACCTGACGATAAAAAGGATATTATTTACTACGACCCCACAACCCTGGGTTACGAGGCAAAAATCAGGGAACGACTAAACCGACTCTGGAAAAAACGGGCAGAAAGAAAAGGGAAATCGTAA
- a CDS encoding ROK family protein: protein MSTRVAIGVDLGGTNLKMGLVSENGEILFEIRKDTRAEKGPDFILTQIEKGISTLLKEAGEMSVCGIGIGVPGTVFFKKGIVSYPPNLPGWKEEPVRDRIQGKFNLPVMVENDANVAALAEKAHGAGKGFNHFLCITLGTGVGGGLILNGKLYHGAVGAAGEFGHMTINFQGPPCNCGNYGCIERYVGAQYIVERAIRKIREYPTSSLADYAKNPENVTPKLINELAQEGDALSREILRETGELLGVALTSVVNLLNLELIVIAGGISNAGEILFQPIRQKIKELALPLPGSLVHVAGAQMADRSGVIGAAQLAFENN, encoded by the coding sequence ATGAGTACGCGAGTGGCTATTGGCGTTGATCTGGGCGGAACAAATTTGAAAATGGGACTGGTTTCTGAAAACGGAGAGATTCTGTTTGAAATCCGAAAGGACACCCGCGCCGAAAAGGGGCCTGATTTCATTCTCACCCAAATTGAAAAGGGCATCTCAACCCTGTTAAAAGAGGCCGGGGAGATGTCTGTTTGCGGAATCGGAATCGGTGTTCCCGGAACGGTTTTTTTCAAAAAGGGAATCGTTTCCTATCCCCCCAATCTCCCGGGCTGGAAAGAAGAACCTGTACGCGACCGCATTCAGGGAAAATTCAACCTTCCCGTAATGGTTGAAAATGATGCCAATGTGGCGGCCCTCGCCGAAAAGGCTCACGGGGCCGGAAAGGGGTTCAACCATTTCCTCTGCATTACGCTTGGGACCGGCGTAGGGGGAGGACTTATTTTGAACGGAAAGCTCTACCACGGTGCCGTTGGCGCTGCCGGAGAATTCGGACACATGACCATTAATTTCCAGGGACCGCCCTGCAACTGCGGAAATTACGGCTGCATCGAACGTTACGTGGGCGCTCAATACATTGTGGAACGAGCCATTCGCAAGATCCGGGAATACCCCACCTCTTCATTGGCCGATTACGCCAAAAACCCGGAAAACGTTACGCCCAAATTGATTAATGAATTGGCCCAAGAAGGAGACGCCTTATCACGGGAAATCCTTCGCGAAACCGGAGAATTGCTGGGTGTTGCTCTTACTTCCGTTGTGAATCTTTTAAATCTGGAACTCATCGTCATTGCCGGAGGAATTTCCAATGCCGGTGAGATCCTTTTCCAGCCGATTCGCCAAAAAATAAAAGAATTGGCCCTCCCGCTTCCGGGTTCTCTGGTCCATGTTGCGGGTGCTCAAATGGCCGACCGCTCCGGTGTTATCGGTGCGGCTCAATTGGCTTTTGAAAATAACTAG